A window of Paenibacillus phoenicis genomic DNA:
GAAACTGCAGAAATCGGGAGCAATCCCAGCGACATGCCCATGCTCCAGAATAAAGCTCCAAGTCCGGAAATGAGCATTTTCCCATAAGTATCGCTGGCGCAGCAAAAATCCGAGCAGCCGATCGTGACTGCGTTCGCTTAGCAGCATCGGCAAGAGGTAGGCCGCTGTGACGAATGCCAGGTAAGCGGCTGCCCAGGGACGTGCATACCTGGAGATGGCTAACATGAAGGTGAACGTGGCGGCATATAGCAGAAGGCTTGCAGACGACGGAATGGATGCAAACAGCAGTAAAGGAAGGACACCGAGTAGAATGATTTTCCCTAAAGCCTTCCCGTACCCCTCATTCTTCTCGACCCTGGACAGCAGTCCGGCTGCCGCGATGATAAAGAGATAGGGGCAGAGCACTTTAATACTTATCCCTCCGAAAATATAACCCCGAACGCCATTGATCTGCTGGCTCCAAAGATGGGCAGCCCAAATAAGACCTACCGATAATCCATAAATCATCCAAGGCCTTAAAGCGGGAAAGAGCGACGCTGGCGACACTCCATTTCGTTCTTCCCGATAACGGTAAAAAAGTTCGCTATATCGGCCAATTTACGTAACTGACCGAGAATAACGGACTTTTTTGGCTCTATCTAACGGTAGTATAGCTCCAAATGGCGATTTAGCCAACTGTCCACGAAAATAACACCATAAAAGGGCGCTATTTCGCGATATGATCAACAATTGGACGAAATAACGCCCTATATTACCGCTATTCCACTCGCTCGCGTTGCTCGCCGCGCGGCCCCTTAATCCTCCTTGCGGAACGTCGCAATCAAATCGGAAGTGATGATTTCGTCTGAGATGCGCAGGCGCTTCATCGCTTCTTCGTGCGGAGCGCGGCATGCCTCGATCTCGGTAGCGTTCCGGCTGGTTAAGTCGTAGCAGCTGCCATTCGTGAACAAGTTATCGTCGGACGGAATGTAGTACCGCTCGCCGTCCGTAAACGCGCCTGAGCGCAGCACGACCAAACGATCCAGCGCGTGGTCATTTCCGGTGCCGGCAAACAGATTATGCCCCATCATGTAGTAGGAATCCGAGGAAATGCCCAGCAGATGCAGCAGCGACGGCGCCAAGTCGAGCTGACCGGCAGGCTCCTCGTAGACGCCGGCGTGCTGGCCGTCCGGCAGATGGATGAGCAGCGGCACCTGATTCATGATTTGGTGCATATCGAGATCGCTTAGCGACTTGCCGAAGAACTGCTCATACACCGTTTTGTCGGTGATCGAGTTGTCGTGGTCCCCGTAAAATGCCAAGATCGTATGCTCCCACAAGCCTTCTCGCTTTAGGCCCTCCACGAACTCCCCAAGCGCGGCATCCACGTAATGCACGGCCTGCAAATAATCGCCGAAAATAGTGCCTTTGAACTCACCGGTATCCAGTTCCTGTACCGCAGCCGGCAGCGAATAGGGATGATGGCTCGATAAGGTGATCATAAACGAATAAAAGGGCTGTTTCTCCTGAGCCATGATCGTGAGCGACTGCCGGAAGAAGGATTTGTCCCCCAGCGACCAGCCCAGGGGCTCGTCCAGTTGGAAATCTTTTTTGCTGAAAAACCGGTCGTAGCCCATCGCTTGATACATATTGTTACGGTTCCAGAAGCTGCCCTCGTACGCATGAAAAGCATCGGCGGTATAGCCGGCTTGCGTCTTCAGAATCTGCGGCAGCACGTCGAACGTATGGTTCGGGTAACGGACAGCAACCGAGCCTGTTGGCAACGGATGCAGGGAGCTGTTGGAGGAGAAGTCCGCATCCGAGGTGCGCCCTTGACCCGTCTGATGATAGAAATTCGAGAAATAAAGGCTCTCATCCATTAGCTTGTTGAAGTTCGGCGTGATTTCTTGGCCGCCAATGGTCTTGCCGATCATGAAATTCATAAAGGCTTCGGCCTGAATGACGATCACATTGCTGCCGGCGTACGCCCCAAACAGGTCATTATCCGCATGGCGGCGCTGGCTGGCTTCACTGAACCACTGGCGGATCTCATCCTGCTCCTCGGCGCTGACCGTTTGGACGCCTCCGAGATGCTCCTTGAGGAACCGGCTCGTATCATAGTAATGGAAGCCTAGCAAGCCGGTCACATTGTATAAGGAGACGTTCCACCAGTTGTTTTCGAACAGCCCCACCGCCCAGGTTTGGGTATAGAAGCGAATGGGCCCCATCGTGAGCGCAAAGCCGAGCACAAAGACGCCGATCCCCGTATAGAGGCGGCTGAATCGGCGCCAGCCGACCGAGCGGCGGGCGGTGCCGCCGAAGGAAACGGGCGCGAAGGAGCCGCCGCCCAGGCCGGTGTAGGCGTTGTAGCCGCCGGAGCTGCGAAGCCAACCTGATTGACGGCGGCTTCCGCCACCGCGTATCAAGCGCCGGACAGCCTTAAACGCCGCCCAAACGGCCCAATCGGCGATAAGCCACAGATCGGCTACGCGGATCAGCTCGCGAATGCTTCCGCCCAGATCCCCGACTTGTCCGGCCTGCAGCAGGACGGGCACGGTCAGAAAATCGCCGAAATAGCGGTAATAGATCAAATCGGCGAAGATGAGTACGGTGAGCAGCACGTTTAGCACGCCTAACGCGATCCCTCTGCCACGCGGGGGCAGCCACAACGTCCAGAACGAAGCCAGTAGGATGGAACCGACGGCGATCAGATCGTCCAGCAGGTTCATGTCGATATAGCGGGCGTGCAGATTATTATGCAAAATGACAAGTTTCATGAAGATGGCGGCCACAAAAAAGAAATAGACGAAATGGCGGTACTGCAGCCGAATGCTGAATCGACTGCCGAAACCGCGAGGAGATGTCAAACGCAGCATGACGACATGTCAGCTCCTTTCCTTGCAAAGGTGTAAAAGGGAGAGACCCTCCCTCTGCACCTAATGGCGCGGAGGAAGGGGCCCAAGATACTGCAAATATTGGCATTCGATACGCCCGTTGTACAGCTTGCGGCGCTTGTCCGCTTTGCGCTGGAAGTCGTGCTCGAACTGCTTGGTCGGAGTCAGCGCGAAAAAGGACCATGTCGGCAGTCCGGCCATCACTCTCCCAAGCTGGGCGATCAGCTTGCGCACTTCCTTCTCTTCACCAATCCGCTCTCCGTAAGGCGGGTTGGTGATCATCACGCCGTAATCGCCCTGCGGCTGGATCTTGGCGGCAGGCATGCAGGCGAACCGGATTTCGTTCGCCAGCCCGGCGCTTTTGGCCGCGGCTTTGGCGATTTCGATCGCGGCCGGGTCAATGTCGCTGCCTGCGATGTTCAGCGGCACGTCATCCCGTACCGCGTCAATCGCCTCGTCGCGCGCTTGCTGCCACAGCTCTGGCGGTACAACCGGCCAAAGCTCGGCGTTAAACGTGCGCCGCAAGCCCGGCGCGATGTTCCAGCCGATCATCGCCGCCTCGATCGGCAGCGTCCCCGAACCGCAGCACGGGTCGTAGAACGGGCGCACCGGGTTTTGATTCCAGCGGCTGAGCAGGATCATCGCCGCCGCCATCGTCTCCTTGAGCGGTGCTTCGGTCGCGTGCTTGCGGTAGCCGCGCTTATGCAGCGCCGGACCGGTGGTATCCAGTGTCAGCAGCGCCTTGTCGTTGAGCAGGTTCACTTCGATCACGTAGCGCGGTCCGGTTTCTTCGAACCACTCGGTATGATAGGATTGCTTCAGCTTTTCGACAATTGCCTTTTTAACAATCCCCTGACACGCCGGCACACTGCTGAGCTGCGATTTGTGCGAGCGGCCCTCCACCGGAAACTCCCCGTTGGCCGGGATAAAATCCTGCCAAGGCAGTGCTTTGGTACCCTCAAACAGCTCGTCAAAGGTGACGGCAGTAAACTCGCCCATTTTGATGAGGACGCGGTCCGAGGTTCTGAGCCACAAATTGCAACGGCAAATGTCGATCAAATCTCCGGTAAAATTCACCCGGCCGTTCTCCACAGCCGTATCTTCATAACCTAATTCTTTTAATTCACGCGCCACCACGGCTTCCAGGCCCATCGGGGCGGTTGCGATCAGTTGCAAAGGTCCAGCCATATTTACGTCAATCACTCCAGCTTCGCATAGACTTGTGAGAATAGCGGAAAAACCATACAATTCAGTATAGGCCAATGTCCAACAAGTTACAAACGGTTCTTCGATTAAGGAATGAACGGATGAAAGGAAGATTAATCCATGCTGACACCGGAAGAATACGGTGATGAATTATATGCCAAGGATGAAGTGCTGGAACGGGTGACCGAATCGATCGCAAACCATGGGATGCGGGATGTGTCGATTGCACCGGGATATGGGCGGCTGCTGACGCTGTTAGTTAAGCTGGCTGGAGCCAAATCCGTGCTGGAGATCGGTGCGCTGGGCGGGTACAGCGGCATCTGCATGGCGCGGGGATTACCTGCGGACGGGCGGCTCGTGTCCCTGGAGCTGAAGGAGGAGAACGCCGAGCTGGCGCGGAGCAATTTGCAAGAAGCTGGATTCGGGCAGATGGTGGAATATATGGTAGGCCCCGCGCTGGACAGCTTGCATACCTTGGAGCAACGGGGGGAGCGGTTTGATTTCTTTTTGATTGATGCGGATAAGGAAAACTACCCGAACTATCTCGAATATGCGATCAAGCTGGCGAAACCGGGGGCGCTGATTGCCGGCGACAATATCCTGCTGCGCGGTCGGACGTTAAATCCGGACAAAAACGGGCCGTCGGTGCAGGCGATGCGCAGGTTCAACGAGATGATCGCCCGAGACGAGCGGCTGATCAGCACGCTGCTGCCGGCGTATGACGGGCTGGCGCTGGCGATGGTGAAATAAGGCATCCGACAAGAAACATAAGATAGACAAGAACCTGCTGGAATGGCGGGTTTTTTGATGTGGCAAGTTGCCAAGAATGCACTATTTTTTACAAAAAATAAATAATTGTTCACAAAAATGCAGCAAATCGTGTATAATTTGGACATCAGCAATATTCCCCATAATTAACATCCTCTTCTATTCTTGTTAATTCCCTTCATGATCTCACGGCGAAATGAACTTACGGTATAAGCTCCTTTGGGGGTTTATATATACTTCCTTCAGAAAGGGGGGCGTTTAGGGTTCCTGCAGAAGGTATGTAGAAGGTAGAATCTGAAATGCACAGCCAAGGATCAGACACAAGGCACATTTCCAATTTCAAAGGAGGGACAAGCATGACTTCAACACGGCTAGCACAATCGTTAGTTTTGAAGGCGCTTACTTCTTTGTTGGTCATGGTGATTGCTGGAATCGGAATGATCCTGTTATCGGAACAAGCTTCGGCCCACGGCTGGGTGGACGGGCCGGCAAGCCGGGCGATCTTGTGCAAAAACGGCCAGAATACGGACTGCGGTGCGATCGTGTACGAGCCTCAAAGCTTGGAAGCGCCCAAGGGCTTCCCCAATTCCGGCCCGGCGGATGGGAAGATCGCCAGCGCAAATGGAGCTTTCCCCAAACTTGATGAGCAGTCGGCTAACCGCTGGACCAAAGTGAACATCTCGGCTGGTACGAACACCTTCACCTGGAAATTTACCGCTCCCCATGCTACGGCAAACTGGAAATATTACATGACGAAGCCGGGCTGGGACCCTAATGCCCCGTTAACGCGCAATTCCTTTGATCTGACACCGTTTTGCACGGTTAACTATGGCGGTGTGCAGCCTCCGTTTACGTATTCGCATACTTGCAACGTACCGGCGCGGACAGGGTACCATGTCATCTTAGCCGTTTGGGAGATCGCCGATACCGCGAATGCCTTCTACAACGTAATTGACGTGGATTTTGGCGGCGGCAATTCAGGGGACACGACCGCTCCAACGGCGCCGACTGATCTGACGGCTACGGCGGTCACCTCGAACTCGGTTACGCTGGGCTGGAACGCCTCCAGTGATAATGTTGGCGTCACCGGCTATCGGATTTATAACGGCAGCAACCTGGTCGCCACTGTATCGGGATCGACGCTTAGCCATACCGTGACCGGGCTGAATGCGAACACGTCCTACACGTTTACCGTCAGGGCGGTGGATGGAGCGGGCAACAGCTCCTCGCCCAGCAATTCGGTGACGGTGACGACAAGCCCGGCCGCTAACGATCCCGAGGCTCCTTCGGCTCCCGGCAACCTGCATGTCATGGGGACAGCTACGTCCTCCAGCGTGACGTTAATGTGGAATGCTTCCAGTGACAATGTGGGTGTAACAGGCTACCGGATTTATCGCGGATCCACCTTGTCCGTCACTGTGCCTGGGACGCAGACCAGCTTTACGGTAACGGGACTTAGCGCTGCGACTTCGTATACGTTCACCGTTCGTGCGATTGATGCGGCCGGCAACGAATCGGCAGCCAGCAACGCGGTGCAAGTGACGACAGCGTCAGCCCCCGCCGCGCAGCCTTGGGCCCCCAATACCGCTTATGCGGTAGGGGAATTGGTCAGTTACAACGGGGCGATCTACGAATGCCGCCAGGCCCATACTTCCCTAGTAGGCTGGGAGCCGCCGAACGTACCGGCTTTGTGGCTGCTGAAATAACCTGAATAACCTAAAATCCCTCGGCTTGCCGCCGAGGGATTTTTTTTTTCGCCGGACATTTAGTTGTCATGGTGCTGAACAGGGGGGTTATTCCATCTGGCTGCCCAATTTTCCATCTCCTTCAGCGCACTCTGGAAATCGAGGCCTTTAGGAGTTAGCGAATATTCAACCGTGACGGGGACGGTGGGGAAGACCTGGCGGTGAACGATGCCGCTCTTCTCCAAATGACGCAATGTGTCGGTCAATGACTGCGTCCGGACGATGGACAAGGCGCGCCGAAGTTCCTGGAACCGTTTCGGTCCTTTAGACAGCTCGAACATGACAAGAAACGACCATTTCGCCCCAAGAATTTGCAGCACAGAGCAGATATTGCCGAATTCGTCGTCGTTACGTTCCCAAAACTTAACGATATGGATGCTAACGCTTGGCGTCTTTCTAACCGCGACCTCAGAGCTAACCGTCTCAGGGGTGATCAGCCAGATTGCGGGGGATTTTGGTATTACATTAGGCCTTGCCGGGCAACTGTTCACGGTTTTCTCATTGGCTTATGCCATCGGGACCCGCTGCTGATTTCCCTCACGTCACGTTGGGATCGCAAAAAGCTGCTTCTCTATGCTCAGCTTGCCTTTATCGCCGGCTGCCTCGTGGCTTGGGTGAGCCCGAATATCGCCGTGCTGATGATCTCGCGCGTGATCTTAGGAGCGAGCTCGGGCGTGTTCCTTGTCGTTTCCTTTGCGGCGGCTGCCAAAATCATCGCTCCGTACAAAATTGGAAGTGCCATCAGCACCCTGGTTCTGGGTTTCAGTCTTTCCATGATATTGGGCGTTCCGATTGGGATCGCCATCGCCGATTGGTTGAACTGGAAAGCGATCTTCTTGTTGCTTGGTCTGATCAGCGCCGGAGTCGCCTGGTTGATTACCAAGCTGCTGCCACCTATAGAAGGGGATGCGCCTGTACCTTATTTTCAACAGTTTAAGGTGCTGGGGAGCAACCCGCACGATTGCGGCAGGGCTAATTGCACAAACCGCGGCTTTGACCGTTTTACCTTTCACGGCGGGAGCGGTTTTTCCTGGGATTGGCTTTATCGGTTTGATGGTTGTAGCCATGTTTATGACCGGGCCGGCGATCCAAAGCTATTTTATTCAACGTTCGCCTGAATCTTCCGGTATGGCACTGAGCATCAATACGTCCATGACCCATATTGGTTTGGCTGCGGGGGCCGGGACCGGGGGAGTGCTGTTCCAGCAGGTATCGACGCTTCACTTCCACCCTTGGTTGGCAGCTACGATGGTGGGGATCGGGCTAGGTATTGCATATGTCGGATTTGCAGGGGAACGGAAGCGGCGTTCACAACTTGTGATGAAGGATGATAGAATTTGATTGAAAATGATTGATTATGATAGAATATGATTGATTTTTGCGTAGGATATGATACGATGGTTGGAGTTGGGAGGGGGAACGATGTTAACCGAAGAAAGACATCGCCGGATTCTGGGACGGTTGCAGGAGGTAGGCACCGTTAAGCTTCAGGAGCTCTGCGTCTTGCTTGAAGCGTCCGAATCCACCGTAAGGCGCGATTTAGCCGATTTGGAAGAACAGGGGCTGCTTCGCAGAGTGCACGGCGGTGCGACGCTCCCGATGATGCCCGGAGGCTTGGAGCCGGGGATGGTGGAGAAGTCCGCCGTCAATCTCCCGCAAAAGCAGCAAATTGCTGAAATGGCGTCCGGCTTGGTACGCAGCGGGGAGGCGATTTATCTGGATGCGGGAACGACGACGTTGGCCATGATCCCTTATCTGCGAGGGAAATCGATCACCGTCGTGACGAACGGCTTGCCGCAAGTGGAGGCGCTGTTGGAGGCGGACATTCCGGCTTATCTGCTCGGAGGTCTGGCCAAAAAACGCACGAAAGCCCTAGTCGGCCACCTGGCGTTGGAGCAATTGGCACATTTTCGGTTTGACCGGTGTTTCCTTGGGGCGAATGGGGTTCATCCCGATGCGGGGTATACGACGCCGGATCCGGAGGAAGCTGCGTTAAAACGCCGCGCTCATGAGCAGTCCTCCCTAACGTATGTACTTGCCGATTCCAGCAAAATCGGGAACATTGCCTTTGCCAAGATGTTCGAGTTGGAGCGGGCGACGCTTATTACGGAGCAGGTTCCGGAACGCTGGCGCAAGCCCATCACGGAAATCACAAACCTAATTGGAGGATAAACCCATGATGATCTATACCCTCACTTTAAATCCTTCCATTGACTATATCGTGGAGGTTGACGACCTGCAGCTTGGCGGACTTAATCGTATGAAACGGGACCTGAAGCTCCCCGGCGGGAAAGGTCTTAACGTCTCCCGCGTTCTAAAGCGGCTTGGGGCGGACACGACCGCTATGGGGTTTCTTGGCGGCTTCACCGGTGATTTTATTGAAGCAGCTTTACAGAAGGAGGGGATTCCTGCCGATTTTGTACGCATTCGCGGCGGAGAGACCCGTATCAATGTTAAGCTCAAGCATGGCGAGGAAACCGAGATTAACGGCGGAGGGCCGCCTATCACGGCGGAAGAAGCGAATGCCTTGGTGGAGAAGCTGTCCATCTTGAGGGAAGGCGACCTGATCATTTTGGCCGGCAGTCTGCCTTCAACGCTTCCCGGTGATTTCTATGAACAGCTGATCCGGATGTGCCAAAAGCAAGGGGCTGAGTTCGTCATCGACACCACGGGTGAACCGCTGCGCCGGGCGCTGGCGTACCACCCGCTGCTTGTGAAGCCGAACCATCATGAACTGGCCGAGCTGTTTGGCGTCGTGATTGAGACCCGGGAGCAGTTGATCGCTTACGGCCGCAAGCTGCTGGAAGAAGGGGCACAGCACGTGTTGATTTCGATGGCCGGGGAAGGCGCTCTGCTGATCAGCGGCGACGAGGTTTACCATGCGAACGTCCCACCCGGCAAGGTGCGCAACTCGGTTGGCGCCGGCGATTCGATGATCGCCGGATTTACGGGGATGCTCGCCTTGGGCGGAGACTTGATGGAGGCGTTCCGGGCCGGCGTTGCCTCGGGCAGCGCCACCGCTTTTTCCGACGATTTGGCCGAGCGCGGGCTGATCGAGGAGCTTCGGACGCAGGTGAGTATTGAGAAGATTGGATAAACCCGGAACCCCTAAACCTAGGGTATATCAAGATTAAGACCCCCAAGTTTCGCTTGGGGGTCTTGTTATCCACACTAAGAAATTTGATGGAATGCTTGGAGTTCTCTCCGCTGCCTTTAGGGTCCGTCGTGGTACAAATGCGCCCAGCCGTTGCCAATGACCTGCGGACGACGGGGATTGCCGTCGCTTTGCTGGTAAGGCCGCAGCCCGTAACCCTGGTTATACGGCGGATGATAGGAATGTGACGCAGAAGTCTGTTGCGCCTGGAATTGCGGGTTCGGTTGATGACAGCCTAGCGGAGGACCGATGATTACGGTTTGATTCAGCGGTGCGAACGCGGCTCTCACTTTTTCAACATCCAGGCAATAGGTGTGGGCGAACGCTTCAGGCGGAGTTAGCCGCAACATATCGGAAGCGGGAATGATCTCCGGAATCGGCTGATCAAAAATAGCCAGAAAACGCGTCCCATCCATCGTCGCGGTGTCATAATGCCACCAGCCTTGCGGGACGCTGGTCGCCCAACCGGGACGGGTGGGGTAGTGTTTCAGTTCTTTGGTAAACGGGTTGATGATCGAGACGACGACTTCACCCGAAATGCAATACACCAGCTCCGAGGCGTTTTGGTGAATATGCATTTCGATGACGTTACCTTTGTCGAGGTAGGTATCCAATAACGACATATTGCCCAGCGTATTTAGCTGCTGAATGGATAGTGTGTTGATGAAGTTACGTTGATCCTTGCGGAATGTCGTGTTCCGGTTGACGTCGAACGTGAACTGTGCGTTTGGTGACGTGAAATCCATATAAGAAACCGCCATGTTGTTCCCTGCCTTTCCGATGTATAGGCGCTATTGCTTCTACAGAATATCTATGTTTGAAATCTGGTTGATATGTATGTTTTGGGGAATCTTATAGGAGCCCTCGGGTTTGCATTTTCGGCAGACGGTTTGTATCATGAGGTCAAAACAGCATTTACATTAAAGGAGACGGGTTCATGAGTAACGTTCCGAAAATACTGATCGTTGCCGGTGCGGTTCTTATCGTGATTGGCTTGCTGTGGATGTTCTTGGGGAGGTTTTTGCAACTGGGGCGGCTTCCGGGGGATATTGCGGTCGAACGCGGCAATTTTCGGTTCTACTTCCCGATCGTAACGTGTATCGTGCTCAGTGTCGTGTTCTCTATAATCATGGCCGTGATTCGGTGGTTTATGAAGTGATCCATCTAGGGGGGAGACCCTCCATCCAAGAACTGGCTGCTTGGCTGTTCGCTTCTGCCGCCTCCATAAAACTGCAAAAGAAGTCAATTTCATAATTCAATTTATTAGCTACTGCAGGTAACCAATTTCGAGGTGTACATTTTCAAAAAAAGTTACGCGGCTTGTTTGGTCAAACGGATGTTCATGTTCAAATAATCCAGCGCATATTTAGACACATTGTACGCTAGGTAACTTAGTTCGAGATCGACGAACGCACGTTTTTTGAGCCTTCGTGTAGTGCCCATGCCAAAGTATAACTTCAGATATGCAAAGACGCGTTCAATAGCGGTCCGCTGCTTAAACAATTCGGCAAACTTCTCGCTTCCCCGGCCAGGTGCTGTGTATTTGCGGACGTCGGTTTCTATCCGGATTTTATACACCTTCTGGCAACCTGTAGCTTGCAGCGGACATTCCTTGCATTCTTTCGGACGGGTAAATTTCACGTTGCCCCCCTTGGGGTCGTAGCTGTCATAACGGTACGGATGGCCTTGTTCACACAGCGGACGATAATATTTGTCTTCCTTCAAAGGCAGTTTGGTGCGGTGAATTAACGGGATAATCGGAAAAGCACCTAACTTGCGGATTTGTCGGTATACCGCTTCGCCGTCATAGCCCTTATCAGCCAAAACGTGCTTAACCTGCAGATCCGGAAATCGCTCCTGAAGTCGCTTCAGCAGCATAATGGCCGGTCTCTGGTCACTGACATGAGCGGAGCAGGTCTCGCCGGCAACAATATATTGGCTTGCCGTGTCGACGAGCAGATTCGCCTTGTACCCGTACCAGAATTTCACGCGGTGGGTGCCTCGCGGATCGCCTTTTGCGCCAGTGCTTGGGTATTGCGGCATATCGCGGGCGAGTTCTTCGTAACTGGCTGGCAACATGTCGGCTACTCCCCGTTCGAAGAAACCAAGCGACGCTTCGTAAGCATCCATTTGCTTCCGCCACTCGTCCCATTCCGCTTTCGGGATTCTCCCGCGTTTGGAACGTTTGGGCTTCTCCGGCTTGGCTTCCTGGGACGGCGTGCATGTGTCCGCGGAGAACAAGGCAGGGTCTTCGTCAACGAGAGGGCTGGAAGAAGTCGTCGTCTTCCCTTCATCCAGCTTCGAATTTCGGTCGAAGGCCTCAATGTGGGACGAATCTATTGCCAGAACCTCACCCGAAAGAAACCCTGCGGCAATTGCCTGGTCTACCACTGTATCCAGAACGTGTCTCAGTACGCCGCTTTGAGCCAGCCTGGCTACAAGGCGGGAATAGGCGGCTTCACTCGGTACCCGGTCCGAATCGGTAAAGCGGCATAACCTTCTGAATTCGGAGCTGGTTCGCAGACGCTTGATCAGATCTTTCGTATAGCGGATATGTTCCAGTTTTCCAATAATGAGGGAATACATCATCGCTCTGGTATTTAAACTTTCGGAGCGGCCGCGGGTACTTTTTTTGCTAACGGCATGCAGGATGATCCCCATGGGGACGTGTTCCAGAATGGCACTGTATTTTGCCTCATCCGCCATTCCCATTAATTCCTCGAAGGAAAATAGCTCTGCTTGTTGAATACCATACATGGGAGTACTCCTTTCTCGTGGTTGGTGTGGTAACCTTTACTTCGAGATTTTGGGGAGGTACTCCTTTTTTACATGCTGAAAAACCTTATCCCACAAGGGGTTACAAATTATGAAATTGACTTTTTTTGCAGTTTTATACTTCGGCGGCCTGCCAGTGATGAAATTTGCAGGGAGGGAGGGGTACTCCCCTCAATCTCCCCCTATAACCGCAAAATCGCATCCTTATGGAGTTCGTACTTTGTAACGTGCTTTCCTTCCGGTCCTGCGACTGCGAGGAGAACCCCTTTCGCGCTTAACGATTGCAGCGTACGTACAGCGGTCCGATGATTGAGGCCCAGGTGGGTCTCAACATCCACGGGTCGCAGCGGCCGGGCAAGCGTGCAGGCTAGGCGCAAAATCTCCCGCTCCCTTAGCGTAAGCGGATCGGCGGGGGAAGCGGCCGGCAAGTAGCGGTTGAGCACCATACGAAGCAGGGTGACGCACAGTTCCGGCCGGTTGGCGACATCATCGTAGGCGAAAGAAATCACCTGAAACCCCATCGCGGCCAAAAACGTTTCCCGGTTCAGCTCATAGCAATACTTTTGCCTGTCCATATCTTTGACATGGGGGCCATAGCCTTTAATTTCAATAACCAGCTTGACCGGCCCAGCTAACCAAACGAAATCGCAAAAATAGGACAATCCCCTCCAGTCCAACACTTCGTACTCCGGGTGCAGCCCCTCGAAGTTACCTTGAACCTCCCACCACACCTTTCGGCAAAAGAGCTTTTCGGCCTCTCGATGCCCGCGTTCCAAACGTCCTTTGCGTTCACCGGTCCTACGCTTCAGGTGCTCCTCAATAAATGCGGCGTGCGCTTGTTCAAACGCCATCTCCGTTCCCATCATTCCATCCCTCCCAGGAAAAAAAGAAAACGCCCCGGCTCCATCAACCTAAATGGATCGGGACGTTCTTCGTCTTATGGCCATTATACCTGGCAGAAGACGTCTTGGAAACTATCTTATTCGCAGCCTGTGTCGTGAGGGACAGATTCACCGCTCAGGCGAACTGTCCCCATATTTGTTGACGTAATGCGAAAGGGCCAAAA
This region includes:
- a CDS encoding DeoR/GlpR family DNA-binding transcription regulator; protein product: MLTEERHRRILGRLQEVGTVKLQELCVLLEASESTVRRDLADLEEQGLLRRVHGGATLPMMPGGLEPGMVEKSAVNLPQKQQIAEMASGLVRSGEAIYLDAGTTTLAMIPYLRGKSITVVTNGLPQVEALLEADIPAYLLGGLAKKRTKALVGHLALEQLAHFRFDRCFLGANGVHPDAGYTTPDPEEAALKRRAHEQSSLTYVLADSSKIGNIAFAKMFELERATLITEQVPERWRKPITEITNLIGG
- the pfkB gene encoding 1-phosphofructokinase yields the protein MIYTLTLNPSIDYIVEVDDLQLGGLNRMKRDLKLPGGKGLNVSRVLKRLGADTTAMGFLGGFTGDFIEAALQKEGIPADFVRIRGGETRINVKLKHGEETEINGGGPPITAEEANALVEKLSILREGDLIILAGSLPSTLPGDFYEQLIRMCQKQGAEFVIDTTGEPLRRALAYHPLLVKPNHHELAELFGVVIETREQLIAYGRKLLEEGAQHVLISMAGEGALLISGDEVYHANVPPGKVRNSVGAGDSMIAGFTGMLALGGDLMEAFRAGVASGSATAFSDDLAERGLIEELRTQVSIEKIG
- a CDS encoding cupin domain-containing protein, producing the protein MAVSYMDFTSPNAQFTFDVNRNTTFRKDQRNFINTLSIQQLNTLGNMSLLDTYLDKGNVIEMHIHQNASELVYCISGEVVVSIINPFTKELKHYPTRPGWATSVPQGWWHYDTATMDGTRFLAIFDQPIPEIIPASDMLRLTPPEAFAHTYCLDVEKVRAAFAPLNQTVIIGPPLGCHQPNPQFQAQQTSASHSYHPPYNQGYGLRPYQQSDGNPRRPQVIGNGWAHLYHDGP
- a CDS encoding DUF2905 domain-containing protein → MSNVPKILIVAGAVLIVIGLLWMFLGRFLQLGRLPGDIAVERGNFRFYFPIVTCIVLSVVFSIIMAVIRWFMK
- a CDS encoding transposase; the encoded protein is MYGIQQAELFSFEELMGMADEAKYSAILEHVPMGIILHAVSKKSTRGRSESLNTRAMMYSLIIGKLEHIRYTKDLIKRLRTSSEFRRLCRFTDSDRVPSEAAYSRLVARLAQSGVLRHVLDTVVDQAIAAGFLSGEVLAIDSSHIEAFDRNSKLDEGKTTTSSSPLVDEDPALFSADTCTPSQEAKPEKPKRSKRGRIPKAEWDEWRKQMDAYEASLGFFERGVADMLPASYEELARDMPQYPSTGAKGDPRGTHRVKFWYGYKANLLVDTASQYIVAGETCSAHVSDQRPAIMLLKRLQERFPDLQVKHVLADKGYDGEAVYRQIRKLGAFPIIPLIHRTKLPLKEDKYYRPLCEQGHPYRYDSYDPKGGNVKFTRPKECKECPLQATGCQKVYKIRIETDVRKYTAPGRGSEKFAELFKQRTAIERVFAYLKLYFGMGTTRRLKKRAFVDLELSYLAYNVSKYALDYLNMNIRLTKQAA
- a CDS encoding DUF559 domain-containing protein → MMGTEMAFEQAHAAFIEEHLKRRTGERKGRLERGHREAEKLFCRKVWWEVQGNFEGLHPEYEVLDWRGLSYFCDFVWLAGPVKLVIEIKGYGPHVKDMDRQKYCYELNRETFLAAMGFQVISFAYDDVANRPELCVTLLRMVLNRYLPAASPADPLTLREREILRLACTLARPLRPVDVETHLGLNHRTAVRTLQSLSAKGVLLAVAGPEGKHVTKYELHKDAILRL